The following nucleotide sequence is from Microbacterium arborescens.
ACTCCTGTGTCGGGGTCCAGAAGCGGGCCGGTGGAATGCTCGTACCGTCCTCGAGCTCGCGCAGACTCGATCACGTCTCGCCGATCGACCCGCACATATTCTGCGATCTCGCGCAGGACGCTCGCGGGTGCGTAGATCCAGCGCTCGGACCCCCACTTGGCTACCGCGCTACCCAACCAAAACCTGTTATACCCGCTAGTCGGTGCCGAAGGGATCTCTGGCGCCAGCAACGAGGCCTGTTCCGTCAGGCGCAGGCCTGTTCGCACCATCAAGTCCGTGAATGCCGCGTTGCGCGCAGCCCACCTTCCACGGAACGACGGGTCCGGAAGGGCATCGGTCGTGTAACCGCGCACGCCCACATCACGCCACGTCCGATAAGACGCTGCGGGCAACCAATGCACGTGCTCACGACGCGCATCGTGCGAATACGTGGCCGCCGTCTGTTCCACAGAACGCGCCACAGACCGCGGCCCCGGGCGCGAATGGCGTTGCGGAATCGGGTTCTCAGCCACGTGGCTACGCGAAAACTGCCAGCGAAAGAACCGGTTCTGGGCGCTGACCTCCCGGTCCCATGTCCGCCCACTGACCAACGGGCCATGAGGATCCTGCCGGCGCCAGAGGAGATACGCGCGATGATCCGTCTCCGTCGCGTCCCGCCAATCGACGACTCCGCGGCCGCGGTACAGGAAGTTGAAGAACATCACGAGGTCGCCCGCGTACCCCACGCGCGTTGACATTCGCGTCGACAGCATGTCCGCCGAGTAGAAGAACTCGTTCAGCTCGCGGTCGTACGCGAACGACGGCGACAACAGGAACGGCGTACCCAACGGGATACCCAACTGCTCCCACCACCTGGAGCGCTCGGCAGGCTGCGCAGCACGCGGCTCGTCAGTCAGTCGGAAGAGACGCCAACGCCCACACTCAAGCGACGACTCACGATCCCCCCCCTGTGCTCATGCCAGGACACTACGCTCACGCAGTCCGGATGTGAACACCGAGCAGCGAGAAACCCCCGACACAAGCTGGCGACGAACCCCTGCCCGTGCGGACAGTACGGAGTCCGTGGCGGCACATGCTCCTGTCCATCTCTCGCGATCCGTCGCTATCTCGGCCGGGTCTCCGGCCCCTTGCTGGACCGCATCGACATCGAGCTCTCGCTTTCGCGGGTGTCGCTCGCCGACCTGGCGTCGCGCGGTCCTGCGCAGATGACCACTGCCAATGCGCGGGAGCAGGTCGCAGCCGCGCGAGCGCGGGCTGCCGCGCGGCTGGCGGCGACGCCCTGGCGGACCAACGCCGCTGCCTCCGGAGCCTGGCTGCGCGATGGACCGCTCGCTCCCGAGCCGCGCGTCCGCGCTCCGCTCGACACGGCGCTCCAGCGCGGCTCGCTCACCCTGCGCGGCTACGACCGGGTGTTGCGGGTGGCATGGTCGGTCGCCGACCTCGCCGGTCGCGAGCGCCTGACCGCGAGTGACGTCGGCCGCGCGCTGTTCCTCAAGAAGGGGCTGCAGCAGTGAGTGACGACGAGGTGCGCAGAGCGTTGGCGGGGCTCGTGCCCGCGGGCGACCTCGCGGCTCCCGAAGGCGGTCGCGAGCGTTGGGCACGCGCACGATGGTCGGTGCTGGCCGAGCCCGGCGACGGTATCGCCGGCCTCGCGATCCAGCGCCTGGGCGCGGCCCGTGCGCTCGACTGCGCCCTGCGAGACGACACACCCCCGGCGGAGCTCGACCTCGACGTACGGGACTGGCGCCGCGCCTGTGCCCGGTGGCGTCCGCGACAGGACGACCACCGCTATCCGATCGAGCGGGCTCGGCGGGTGGGCGTCAGACTCGTCATCCCGGGGGATGCAGCGTGGCCGGTGCGCGTCGACGAGCTCGGCATCCATGCTCCGGTCGCGCTGTGGGCACGCGGGCAGACGGATGTGCTCGCCGCGCCGGTGACGGCTGTCGCGCTCGTGGGCGCCCGTGCCGCGACGCCGTACGGGGTGCAGGTCGCGGGGGAGATCGCGGGGGACCTGGCCGTCGGCGGCGCGACGATCGTCTCGGGCGCTGCCGTCGGCATCGACGCGGCGGCGCACCGGGCGTGCCTCGCCGTCGACGGCGTCACGATCGCCGTGCTGGCCGCGGCGTCGACAAGGCGTACCCGTCCGGGCATGCCGCTCTGCTGACAGACGTGTCGCGTCGCGGTGTGGTGGTGAGCGAGGTGCCCTGCGGCACCGCACCGACGAAGTGGCGTTTCCTGCACCGCAATCGGCTCGTTGCGGCGCTCTCCGATGCCACCGTGGTGGTCGAGGCGGGATCGCGGTCGGGTTCGTAGACCACCGCGGGGCACGCAGCGGCGCTCGGGCGGGCACTCGGCGCCGTACCGGGGCCGGTGACCTTGGCGGCTCGGCAGGATGCCACCGGATTCTCCGCGAGTACGATGGCCGGTGCATCACGAGCACAGACGACGTGGGGAGATGCTCGGCTGGTCGAACGAGCCCGGCCCTGCCGCGGCCCTCGACGGCGACGGTCGCACGAACGATGCGAACAGGGTGCTCGACGCGCTGAGCACACGAGCGCCGCGGGGTGTCGCGGAGACCGCTCGACGCTCCGCTGCGGCCGCCGAGGAGGTGAGCGTCTGGCTGGGGCTCCTCGCGCTCGATGGCCCCGTCGTGTCCGACGAACGCGGGTGGCGTCGAAAAGGGAGCTCACCGGACGGCGTCCCGCGACCCTTGCCCGGCGACACCGGCGTATTGGTCATGCTGGGTGCGGGCTTCGGCGACATGCAGCTAGCGCTGGGCGGCGCAGGCCTAAGCACCGTGAGCGGCACGCCGCGGGCAGGCGGCAGGCGCGAAGTCCTGCGGTGCCGTGGGAGGGGGCGGGCAGCGAAACTCTCACCCGGGGGGCCAACGTGCGCCTGCCCTGGCTCCCGCCCCAACCTACGTTGCTCAAAGCGGCGGAATGTACGAGAGCCCCCACCCGCTGCCGCTGCCTAGCGCCGCAGCGACTGGCGCGAACAGCGCGACGGGGCTGCATTGGCGACCGCCCGGCTCCCCGGGTTCTCCGGTGCATGTTGAGGAACCGCCAACGATCCCGCTCACCACTCCCGAGGCGTACGCCATGCCGTTGACCATCTGATAGACCGGGCCGCCGCTATCGCCGTTGCCGGCTGCTTCGACGGAATCTCGTTGGCTGGTCCATGACATGCCCCCGTAGCACTGGAACGCTGAGTAGCAGATCAGGAGCCCCTGATACAGGACTTCGTTGTTACAGACGTTTCCGGATTGCGAGCCGGTGTAGCAGACATCGGTGCCGACTGCGGGGTAGTTGCCGCCTCGAATGAACTCCCCCGTGGCCACGTCGGTGTAGGAACCCGTGTAAATAGCCGGTATGAACTTCGAGTCGATCTTGCCACCTGTCCACAGCGCCGTGTCTGGGGTCAGGCCCGACACCGATGACACCACGCCGTTGAACTTCCCCAGCGCGTTTGTCGTGCTGGGCGCCGAGCGCGAGTAGCCCCAATCGGTGTAGGGCTTTCCGCTTCCGCAATGGTCGGCCGAGAGCATACCGACGTCGGAACCATTGAGCTTGCCGATCTGGAAGCCCGTGCTGCAGAGATAATAGCTGTTCGAGCTCGTGCTATTCGTGCGCATGGCGTTACCGCCTAGCCAATACGTTGACGCGCCCGAGGCATTGCGGTCCGCAGGTGTCACTTCCGGCGCTTTTTCGACCACGAGCGGGATATCAATGTCCAACAGACTCGCAATGTCAACCGCGCTGCGTGTTGCGGCACCACCGGTGGCCTCGATGCCAATCGTGATTTGACTGCCATCTTTTGCGGGGATCGCGGTGACGACCCTACTCTCGCGATCGATTATGCCACCGGAGGCCTGTATCAGCGAAAGCGTTGCGTCGATCTCGCTTTTCGAGTGGAGGGCGGGGATGACCTTCACGTTCGCAGAAGGAAAGTGTTCCTTCAACAGTGGGTCCCAATACTCGGCGGTCTCTGCGGAGTAGATCAGAAGGGTCTCCGTTTCCGACTCCCACTCATAGGTGTTCACGGGCGACGGCTTGATCGTGAGTTCAATGTCCCAGATGCCGTCGGACACCTGTCGTGGCATCTGGCCATCGCCTGGAGCGGTCTCGGTGTCGAGCTCGAACGAATCAGGCCACTCTCCCTCCCAGCGGATGAGACCGGGTCGATCTGGCGGCGCATCCGATACGGCATTAGCAGTCGGCGCGACCAATGCGCCGGAGACCGCG
It contains:
- a CDS encoding site-specific integrase, which gives rise to MGTPFLLSPSFAYDRELNEFFYSADMLSTRMSTRVGYAGDLVMFFNFLYRGRGVVDWRDATETDHRAYLLWRRQDPHGPLVSGRTWDREVSAQNRFFRWQFSRSHVAENPIPQRHSRPGPRSVARSVEQTAATYSHDARREHVHWLPAASYRTWRDVGVRGYTTDALPDPSFRGRWAARNAAFTDLMVRTGLRLTEQASLLAPEIPSAPTSGYNRFWLGSAVAKWGSERWIYAPASVLREIAEYVRVDRRDVIESARARGRYEHSTGPLLDPDTGVVTTRAGGGLLSRTRIANLPPSERARIMGEAEGGAEPAALWLTEDGAPVSVSPWKDLFRQANDRCAARGLALRAHAHLLRHTFAVLTLEQLQRGHIAALAGLKSEQRTHYVRVFGDPLDWVRRALGHRSVTTTQIYLHALEELELETRLALIPDGWDDPRAPRSEGRA